One Nostocoides sp. HKS02 genomic window carries:
- the purS gene encoding phosphoribosylformylglycinamidine synthase subunit PurS, whose product MGHVVIDVMLKPEILDPQGQAVNGALPRLGFEQFTDVRQGKRFVLTVDGDVTDEHLAAAAEAAEKLLSNPVIEDVVSVRAEDRDQ is encoded by the coding sequence ATGGGCCACGTCGTCATTGACGTCATGTTGAAGCCAGAGATCCTCGACCCGCAGGGACAGGCCGTCAACGGCGCCCTTCCCCGGCTCGGGTTCGAGCAGTTCACCGACGTGAGGCAGGGCAAGCGCTTCGTCCTGACCGTCGACGGTGACGTCACCGACGAGCACCTGGCTGCCGCCGCGGAGGCGGCGGAGAAGCTGCTGTCGAACCCGGTGATCGAGGACGTTGTCTCTGTCCGCGCAGAGGACCGCGACCAGTGA
- the purQ gene encoding phosphoribosylformylglycinamidine synthase subunit PurQ, producing the protein MKIGVVTFPGSLDDRDAARAVRAVGAEAVSLWHGDADLKGVDAVILPGGFSYGDYLRCGAIARFAPVMDALVPAARGGLPVLGICNGFQVLCESHLLPGALIRNDHRKFNCVDQRLVVENNQTAWTGDFETGQEITIVLKNGEGGFVADDRTLDELEGEGRVVFRYAGDNPNGSYRAIAGITNESGTIVGLMPHPEHAIEPGYGPSTDGLPFFTSVLKQVANA; encoded by the coding sequence GTGAAGATCGGGGTGGTGACCTTCCCCGGGTCGCTGGACGACCGCGATGCGGCTCGGGCCGTGCGCGCCGTCGGCGCTGAGGCGGTCAGCCTCTGGCACGGTGACGCAGACCTCAAGGGCGTCGATGCCGTGATCCTGCCTGGCGGGTTCTCCTACGGCGACTACCTGCGCTGCGGTGCGATCGCCCGGTTCGCGCCGGTCATGGACGCCCTCGTCCCGGCGGCCCGCGGCGGCCTGCCCGTGCTCGGCATCTGCAATGGCTTCCAGGTCCTCTGCGAGAGCCACCTGCTGCCAGGTGCGCTGATCCGCAACGACCACCGCAAGTTCAACTGTGTCGACCAGCGCCTTGTCGTCGAGAACAACCAGACCGCCTGGACCGGTGACTTCGAGACCGGCCAGGAGATCACCATCGTGCTCAAGAACGGCGAGGGCGGCTTCGTCGCCGACGACCGCACGCTCGACGAGCTCGAGGGCGAGGGCCGGGTGGTGTTCCGGTATGCCGGTGACAACCCCAACGGCTCCTACCGCGCCATCGCGGGCATCACCAACGAGAGCGGCACCATCGTCGGCCTCATGCCCCACCCGGAGCACGCCATCGAGCCGGGCTACGGCCCCTCGACCGACGGGCTCCCGTTCTTCACCTCCGTCCTGAAGCAGGTGGCAAACGCGTGA
- the purL gene encoding phosphoribosylformylglycinamidine synthase subunit PurL, which produces MTAQIERPGVDTVGRAAQTPDVEQPWVELGLKTDEYDRIREILDRRPTSAELAMYSVMWSEHCSYKSSKVHFSLWGENTTDEMREKLLVGIGENAGVVDIGDGWAVTFKVESHNHPSYVEPYQGAATGVGGIIRDIMSMGARPIAIMDPLRFGNLNHPDTQRVLPGVVAGVGGYGNCIGLPNIGGEVVFDDCYQGNPLVNALCVGAMRIEDIHLAKASGVGNKVILFGAKTGGDGIGGVSVLASETFDEGGPTKRPAVQVGDPFAEKVLIECCLDLYAAHVVDGIQDLGGAGLSCATSELASNGDGGMQIELDRVPLRDASLRPEEILMSESQERMMAVVAPEHLDEFLAITDRWDVEATVLGEVTDGDHLVITWHGEVIVDVPPRSVAHEGPTYHRPLERPAYLDALQADVPDTLARPQDGAGFRADLLTLLASPNLCDKSWVTDQYDRYVLGNTALAMPDDAGVVRVDEETGRGVAVSTDCNGRFAKLDPYAGAQLALAESYRNVATAGATPLAVTDCLNFGSPEDPGVMWQFREAVRGIAEGCKTLGIPVTGGNVSFYNQTGDVAIHPTPVIGVLGVMDDVARRTPSGWKTPGQVIYLLGATRTELAGGEWANVVHGHLGGLPPVVDLAAEQLLADILVNASRDGLVDAAHDLSDGGLAIALAEATMRHGVGARIWLDAVCERDGIDPFTALFSESTARAIVAVPRSEEVRFTDMCTARGQVHARIGVVDDETDGLDVQGHFSVALEDLREAHTRTLPAVFGR; this is translated from the coding sequence GTGACCGCACAGATCGAGCGGCCCGGTGTCGACACCGTCGGCCGCGCCGCCCAGACGCCTGACGTCGAGCAACCGTGGGTCGAGCTCGGCCTCAAGACCGACGAGTACGACCGCATCCGCGAGATCCTCGACCGTCGTCCGACGAGCGCCGAGCTCGCGATGTACTCGGTGATGTGGTCCGAGCACTGCTCCTACAAGTCGAGCAAGGTGCACTTCTCCCTCTGGGGCGAGAACACCACCGACGAGATGCGCGAGAAGCTCCTCGTCGGCATCGGCGAGAACGCTGGCGTCGTCGACATCGGCGACGGGTGGGCGGTCACCTTCAAGGTCGAGTCGCACAACCACCCGTCCTACGTCGAGCCCTACCAGGGCGCCGCGACCGGGGTCGGCGGCATCATCCGCGACATCATGTCGATGGGCGCGCGCCCGATCGCGATCATGGACCCGTTGCGGTTCGGCAACCTCAACCACCCCGACACCCAACGCGTGCTGCCGGGTGTCGTCGCCGGCGTGGGTGGCTACGGCAACTGCATCGGCCTGCCCAACATCGGCGGCGAGGTCGTGTTCGACGACTGCTACCAGGGCAACCCGCTCGTCAACGCCCTGTGCGTCGGTGCGATGCGCATCGAGGACATCCACCTCGCCAAGGCGTCCGGTGTCGGAAACAAGGTGATCCTGTTCGGGGCCAAGACCGGTGGCGACGGCATCGGCGGCGTCTCCGTGCTGGCCTCCGAGACCTTTGACGAGGGTGGTCCGACCAAGCGCCCGGCGGTGCAGGTGGGCGACCCGTTCGCCGAGAAGGTGCTCATCGAGTGCTGCCTGGACCTGTATGCCGCGCACGTGGTCGACGGCATCCAGGACCTCGGCGGGGCTGGGCTCTCGTGCGCCACTAGCGAGCTCGCCTCCAACGGCGACGGCGGCATGCAGATCGAGCTCGACCGCGTTCCACTGCGCGACGCCTCACTGCGGCCCGAGGAGATCCTCATGTCGGAGTCCCAGGAGCGGATGATGGCGGTCGTCGCACCCGAGCACCTCGACGAGTTCCTGGCGATCACCGACCGCTGGGACGTCGAGGCCACCGTGCTCGGCGAGGTCACCGACGGCGACCACCTCGTCATCACCTGGCACGGCGAGGTCATCGTCGACGTGCCCCCGCGTTCGGTGGCCCACGAGGGCCCGACCTACCACCGCCCGCTGGAGCGGCCGGCATACCTCGACGCGTTGCAGGCCGACGTCCCTGACACCTTGGCGCGTCCTCAGGACGGCGCCGGGTTCCGCGCCGACCTGCTCACCCTGCTCGCCTCGCCCAACCTGTGCGACAAGTCGTGGGTCACCGACCAGTACGACCGCTACGTGCTCGGCAACACCGCGCTCGCGATGCCGGACGACGCGGGCGTCGTCCGCGTCGACGAGGAGACCGGGCGCGGCGTCGCCGTCTCGACCGACTGCAACGGCCGGTTCGCCAAGCTCGACCCGTATGCCGGTGCGCAGCTCGCGCTGGCCGAGTCCTACCGCAACGTCGCGACCGCCGGCGCCACACCCCTGGCCGTCACCGACTGCCTCAACTTCGGGTCGCCGGAGGACCCGGGCGTCATGTGGCAGTTCCGTGAGGCCGTGCGCGGCATCGCCGAGGGCTGCAAGACCCTGGGCATCCCGGTGACCGGCGGCAACGTGTCGTTCTACAACCAGACCGGTGACGTCGCGATCCACCCGACCCCGGTCATCGGCGTGCTCGGCGTCATGGACGACGTCGCCCGCCGGACCCCGTCGGGCTGGAAGACGCCCGGCCAGGTCATCTACCTCCTCGGCGCCACGCGCACCGAGCTGGCTGGCGGCGAGTGGGCGAACGTCGTGCACGGTCACCTCGGCGGCCTGCCCCCGGTGGTCGACCTTGCCGCGGAGCAGCTCCTCGCCGACATCCTCGTCAACGCCAGCCGCGACGGCCTGGTCGACGCCGCCCACGACCTGTCCGACGGGGGCCTGGCCATCGCCCTGGCCGAGGCGACGATGCGGCACGGAGTCGGGGCGCGGATCTGGCTCGATGCCGTGTGCGAGCGCGACGGAATCGACCCGTTCACGGCGTTGTTCAGCGAGTCGACAGCCAGGGCGATCGTCGCCGTGCCGCGCTCTGAGGAGGTGCGGTTCACCGACATGTGCACCGCCCGCGGCCAGGTGCACGCGCGGATCGGCGTGGTCGACGACGAGACCGACGGCCTCGACGTGCAGGGTCACTTCTCGGTCGCCCTCGAGGACCTGCGCGAGGCGCACACCCGAACCCTCCCTGCGGTGTTCGGCCGGTAG